The Candidatus Zixiibacteriota bacterium genome contains the following window.
GACAGCGCCGCGCAGGTCATCGCGGACATGGTCCGCAGACCCGAGTTCCAGCCGACGCCGCAATCCGAAAAGGCGTTCCAGGACCTGACGACGACCGCACGCGTTCAAGCGGCTCTGATCACATCGCCCAAGACCCGCAACGTGATCCTGAATGTCCGGAGCGACGGCGGCGAGGTCTACATCTCCGGGATTCTCGCGGACCCGGAGCTGGAGAAGGAGATTACGCAGATCGCCAAAAGCGTGCCGGGGGTGAGCCGTGTCGTCACCGACATCGAGCCGCCGCCCATCGAGTACATGCATCCCTGATATCGGCTTCCTGCTTCCCGCGACAGCCCCCCGATTTCATTCGCGATCGTTTCGTGCTAGATTTTTTTCCCCGATGAGCCCGGCACACGAACGCGAAGCGCTCGACGCGCGCTGGATGCGTGCGGCCCTGGAAGAAGCCGAGAAAGCCGCCGCCGAAGATGAGGTTCCCGTAGGAGCCATCGTCGTTCGCGGCGGCGCCGTCGTCGCCCGGGGCCACAATCGGCGGGAATCGCTGCAGAGCCCGCTGGCTCACGCGGAGCTGGCCGCGATCGGCGAGGCGGCGGGCGCGCTCGGAACATGGCGCCTGAACGAGTGCGAGCTCTACGTGACGCTGGAACCGTGCATCATGTGCGTCGGAGCGATCCTGCAGGCGCGGATCGCCAGACTCGTTTTCGGCTGTCTGGACCCGAAGGGAGGGGCCGTACGGTCGCTTTACCGTCTGTGCGAAGACGGGAGGCTCAATCATCGACTTCCC
Protein-coding sequences here:
- the tadA gene encoding tRNA adenosine(34) deaminase TadA; this translates as MSPAHEREALDARWMRAALEEAEKAAAEDEVPVGAIVVRGGAVVARGHNRRESLQSPLAHAELAAIGEAAGALGTWRLNECELYVTLEPCIMCVGAILQARIARLVFGCLDPKGGAVRSLYRLCEDGRLNHRLPVTAGVLAGECAALLAGFFSSLRERKQSTRHAERWPSPAEGA